A window of the Ipomoea triloba cultivar NCNSP0323 chromosome 14, ASM357664v1 genome harbors these coding sequences:
- the LOC116004654 gene encoding protein AIR1-like isoform X2, translating to MGRRERKLKSSSSSPLIEDESKEYEAAAAISSDEDAEANEDLSLKIVEKAMQRANSVKKDDAFKESMSVEVKKSRKDKKKKKKKDEDEEDQNASAQELTVPGEMLKSSENFCSNIIGEDKVKEDENEKTSNTKEIVNKTVETNPVEISDNAVLRKLLRGPRYFDPPDSSWGTCYNCGEEGHMTVNCTSAKRKKPCFVCGSLEHNVRQCTKGKDCFICKREGHRAKDCPEKYNGGSQSSKICLKCGDSGHDMFSCRNDYHPDDLKGIQCYICKSFGHLCCADYPDNGPSEVSCYRCGSLGHTGLACTGSHGETSGVGSLNTCYRCGEDGHFARECTIPKGNKRSRELSTPKKKVSKVKKEHKESWSMPSDFVKTWRNKGKYEGDFTSGYKTKRRGGWIMDDLGDYSEPKGFASPATPSSKRYWKYNGSTNGHASSRKSHKLDYSHSSSSASAKHNHHRFSASRFGNSSHGGTRNHDW from the exons ATGGGAAGAAGAGAAAGGAAGTTGAAATCGAGCTCTTCATCTCCACTCATTGAAGATGAATCTAAGGAATACGAAGCCGCTGCTGCAATAAGCAGCGACGAAGATGCGGAGGCTAACGAGGACCTTAGCTTGAAAATCGTGGAGAAAGCAATGCAACGCGCAAACTCAGTGAAAAAAGATGATGCTTTCAAGGAGTCGATGAGTGTTGAGGTTAAGAAGAGCAGGAaagataagaaaaagaaaaagaagaaggacGAGGACGAGGAGGACCAAAACGCTAGTGCACAGGAGTTAACt GTGCCTGGTGAAATGCTTAAGAGTTCTGAAAACTTCTGCAGCAACATAATCGGG GAGGACAAAGTGAAGgaagatgaaaatgaaaagacTAGCAACACAAAGGAAATTGTTAATAAGACTGTTGAAACAAATCCTGTTGAGATATCAGATAATGCAGTCCTGCGAAAGCTTCTT CGCGGACCAAGGTACTTTGATCCCCCAGATAGCAGCTGGGGAACATGCTATAATTGTGGCGAAGAAGGTCACATGACAGTCAACTGCACTTCAGCTAAACGCAAGAAACCATGTTTTGTGTGTGGGAGTTTGGAACATAATGTTAGGCAGTGTACAAAG GGCAAAGATTGTTTCATCTGCAAAAGAGAAGGCCATCGAGCAAAGGATTGTCCTGAGAAATACAATGGAGGATCTCAGAGTTCCAAAATCTGTTTGAAGTGTGGGGATTCTGGACATGATATGTTCTCTTGCCGCAATGACTATCACCCTGATGACCTCAAG GGGATACAGTGTTACATTTGCAAGAGCTTTGGCCATCTTTGCTGTGCTGACTATCCTGACAATGGTCCAAGTGAAGTTTCCTGTTACCGATGTGGTTCATTGGGCCATACTGGTTTG GCCTGCACTGGTTCTCATGGGGAGACTAGTGGTGTGGGGTCACTGAATACTTGTTACAGATGCGGTGAAGATGGACATTTTGCACGCGAGTGCACTATTCCCAAG GGTAACAAAAGGAGTCGAGAATTATCAACCCCCAAGAAGAAAGTATCCAAGGTGAAGAAAGAACACAAGGAATCTTGGTCTATGCCCAGTGATTTTGTTAAGACGTGGAGGAATAAAGGAAAATATGAAGGTGACTTTACATCAGGGTACAAAACAAAACGAAGGGGAGGTTGGATCATGGATGACCTTGGAGACTACTCAGAACCCAAAGGATTTGCAAGTCCTGCAACTCCAAGTAGTAAGAGATATTGGAAGTACAATGGAAGCACAAATGGACATGCTTCCTCAAGAAAGTCCCATAAGCTTGACTATAGTCATTCATCTTCTAGTGCTTCAGCTAAACACAACCACCATAGGTTTTCTGCCTCCCGATTTGGCAACAGTAGTCACGGTGGGACAAGAAACCATGATTGGTAG
- the LOC116004654 gene encoding protein AIR1-like isoform X1, giving the protein MGRRERKLKSSSSSPLIEDESKEYEAAAAISSDEDAEANEDLSLKIVEKAMQRANSVKKDDAFKESMSVEVKKSRKDKKKKKKKDEDEEDQNASAQELTVNIKHVPGEMLKSSENFCSNIIGEDKVKEDENEKTSNTKEIVNKTVETNPVEISDNAVLRKLLRGPRYFDPPDSSWGTCYNCGEEGHMTVNCTSAKRKKPCFVCGSLEHNVRQCTKGKDCFICKREGHRAKDCPEKYNGGSQSSKICLKCGDSGHDMFSCRNDYHPDDLKGIQCYICKSFGHLCCADYPDNGPSEVSCYRCGSLGHTGLACTGSHGETSGVGSLNTCYRCGEDGHFARECTIPKGNKRSRELSTPKKKVSKVKKEHKESWSMPSDFVKTWRNKGKYEGDFTSGYKTKRRGGWIMDDLGDYSEPKGFASPATPSSKRYWKYNGSTNGHASSRKSHKLDYSHSSSSASAKHNHHRFSASRFGNSSHGGTRNHDW; this is encoded by the exons ATGGGAAGAAGAGAAAGGAAGTTGAAATCGAGCTCTTCATCTCCACTCATTGAAGATGAATCTAAGGAATACGAAGCCGCTGCTGCAATAAGCAGCGACGAAGATGCGGAGGCTAACGAGGACCTTAGCTTGAAAATCGTGGAGAAAGCAATGCAACGCGCAAACTCAGTGAAAAAAGATGATGCTTTCAAGGAGTCGATGAGTGTTGAGGTTAAGAAGAGCAGGAaagataagaaaaagaaaaagaagaaggacGAGGACGAGGAGGACCAAAACGCTAGTGCACAGGAGTTAACtgtaaatataaaacat GTGCCTGGTGAAATGCTTAAGAGTTCTGAAAACTTCTGCAGCAACATAATCGGG GAGGACAAAGTGAAGgaagatgaaaatgaaaagacTAGCAACACAAAGGAAATTGTTAATAAGACTGTTGAAACAAATCCTGTTGAGATATCAGATAATGCAGTCCTGCGAAAGCTTCTT CGCGGACCAAGGTACTTTGATCCCCCAGATAGCAGCTGGGGAACATGCTATAATTGTGGCGAAGAAGGTCACATGACAGTCAACTGCACTTCAGCTAAACGCAAGAAACCATGTTTTGTGTGTGGGAGTTTGGAACATAATGTTAGGCAGTGTACAAAG GGCAAAGATTGTTTCATCTGCAAAAGAGAAGGCCATCGAGCAAAGGATTGTCCTGAGAAATACAATGGAGGATCTCAGAGTTCCAAAATCTGTTTGAAGTGTGGGGATTCTGGACATGATATGTTCTCTTGCCGCAATGACTATCACCCTGATGACCTCAAG GGGATACAGTGTTACATTTGCAAGAGCTTTGGCCATCTTTGCTGTGCTGACTATCCTGACAATGGTCCAAGTGAAGTTTCCTGTTACCGATGTGGTTCATTGGGCCATACTGGTTTG GCCTGCACTGGTTCTCATGGGGAGACTAGTGGTGTGGGGTCACTGAATACTTGTTACAGATGCGGTGAAGATGGACATTTTGCACGCGAGTGCACTATTCCCAAG GGTAACAAAAGGAGTCGAGAATTATCAACCCCCAAGAAGAAAGTATCCAAGGTGAAGAAAGAACACAAGGAATCTTGGTCTATGCCCAGTGATTTTGTTAAGACGTGGAGGAATAAAGGAAAATATGAAGGTGACTTTACATCAGGGTACAAAACAAAACGAAGGGGAGGTTGGATCATGGATGACCTTGGAGACTACTCAGAACCCAAAGGATTTGCAAGTCCTGCAACTCCAAGTAGTAAGAGATATTGGAAGTACAATGGAAGCACAAATGGACATGCTTCCTCAAGAAAGTCCCATAAGCTTGACTATAGTCATTCATCTTCTAGTGCTTCAGCTAAACACAACCACCATAGGTTTTCTGCCTCCCGATTTGGCAACAGTAGTCACGGTGGGACAAGAAACCATGATTGGTAG